In Rhinopithecus roxellana isolate Shanxi Qingling chromosome 4, ASM756505v1, whole genome shotgun sequence, a single genomic region encodes these proteins:
- the TMEM217 gene encoding transmembrane protein 217 isoform X1, which produces MKQQQWCGMTAKMGTVLAGVFTIMAVHMYLIFEHNHLGHGNCTEITLKYESASDIINDFIICWSFKIVLFLSFITILISCFLLYSVYAQIFRGLVIYIAWIFFYETVNLVIQILTNDDFSVTEVRIMRWFGLVSRTVMHCFWMFFVINYAQITYKNQSQGNIISYKRRISTAEALHNRNKRLSVLGGLSGSHLETQRFGRQRRCSGKTSIK; this is translated from the exons ATGAAACAGCAGCAGTGGTGTGGGATGACTGCCAAAATGGGCACCGTGTTGGCAGGGGTCTTCACCATCATGGCCGTACACATGTATCTCATCTTTGAACATAATCACCTAGGGCATGGCAATTGCACTGAGATCACACTAAAGTACGAGAGTGCAAGTGACATCATAAATGACTTCATCATCTGCTGGAGTTTTAAAATcgtcctcttcctctctttcatcaccatcctcatcagCTGCTTCCTCCTGTACTCAGTGTATGCCCAGATCTTCAGGGGCCTGGTCATCTACATTGCCtggatttttttctatgaaaCTGTAAACCTCGTAATACAAATCCTCACCAACGACGACTTCAGTGTTACAGAGGTCAGAATCATGCGCTGGTTTGGCTTGGTGTCTCGTACCGTCATGCACTGTTTCTGGATGTTCTTTGTTATCAACTATGCCCAGATAACCTACAAAAACCAGAGCCAGGGCAATATAATTTCCTACAAGAGACGAATTTCTACAGCGGAGGCTCTccacaacagaaataaaagattatCAGTTTTGggtgggctcagtggctcacacctggaaacccagcgctttggaaggcagag GAGGTGCTCTGGTAAAACAAGTATAAAATGA
- the TMEM217 gene encoding transmembrane protein 217 isoform X2, whose translation MKQQQWCGMTAKMGTVLAGVFTIMAVHMYLIFEHNHLGHGNCTEITLKYESASDIINDFIICWSFKIVLFLSFITILISCFLLYSVYAQIFRGLVIYIAWIFFYETVNLVIQILTNDDFSVTEVRIMRWFGLVSRTVMHCFWMFFVINYAQITYKNQSQGNIISYKRRISTAEALHNRNKRLSVLGGLSGSHLETQRFGRQR comes from the coding sequence ATGAAACAGCAGCAGTGGTGTGGGATGACTGCCAAAATGGGCACCGTGTTGGCAGGGGTCTTCACCATCATGGCCGTACACATGTATCTCATCTTTGAACATAATCACCTAGGGCATGGCAATTGCACTGAGATCACACTAAAGTACGAGAGTGCAAGTGACATCATAAATGACTTCATCATCTGCTGGAGTTTTAAAATcgtcctcttcctctctttcatcaccatcctcatcagCTGCTTCCTCCTGTACTCAGTGTATGCCCAGATCTTCAGGGGCCTGGTCATCTACATTGCCtggatttttttctatgaaaCTGTAAACCTCGTAATACAAATCCTCACCAACGACGACTTCAGTGTTACAGAGGTCAGAATCATGCGCTGGTTTGGCTTGGTGTCTCGTACCGTCATGCACTGTTTCTGGATGTTCTTTGTTATCAACTATGCCCAGATAACCTACAAAAACCAGAGCCAGGGCAATATAATTTCCTACAAGAGACGAATTTCTACAGCGGAGGCTCTccacaacagaaataaaagattatCAGTTTTGggtgggctcagtggctcacacctggaaacccagcgctttggaaggcagaggtag
- the TMEM217 gene encoding transmembrane protein 217 isoform X3: MNVRMLSLMVGIFSVLNTIQFFIFDVNQMTHIGCEAKFHIYVDSKSELVTWILFHRASISTGLSLATIVISCFLLYCIHKNIYKGLLIYAMWIITYECINFSIVLLLNRIIEDYFKELSYLHWIFQISHMLLHFFCLPFIIKHAYNLYKESQTVCRKRRHMLSSTTAVNS, from the coding sequence ATGAATGTCAGGATGTTGTCCCTCATGGTGGGCATCTTCTCTGTCCTCAATACCATCCAGTTCTTCATCTTTGACGTGAACCAGATGACACACATTGGCTGTGAGGCCAAGTTCCACATCTACGTGGACTCAAAGTCAGAGCTAGTCACTTGGATCCTGTTCCACAGGGCTAGCATCAGCACTGGCCTCTCCCTCGCCACCATCGTCATCAGCTGCTTCCTCCTTTATTGTATCCACAAGAATATCTACAAGGGGCTGCTGATCTATGCCATGTGGATCATCACTTACGAGTGCATCAACTTCTCCATAGTCCTGCTCCTCAACAGGATCATCGAAGATTACTTCAAGGAGCTGAGTTACTTGCACTGGATCTTCCAGATCTCACACATGCTCCTGCACTTTTTCTGTCTGCCCTTCATCATCAAGCATGCATACAACCTTTACAAGGAATCCCAGACTGTGTGCAGGAAACGCCGCCACATGCTCTCCTCCACCACTGCAGTGAACTCATGA